The Takifugu flavidus isolate HTHZ2018 chromosome 16, ASM371156v2, whole genome shotgun sequence genome contains the following window.
TACGACTCATTTTAAATCCATCTCCATCTGGTTTATTAGACAGAAAAGCTGCGTTATATACTAATGACTGAGTaaagactctgtgtgtgtgtgtgggggggggggggggggggggtgagtgagtGTTAGTGAGGGGAAGTGTGATAGAGGAAGGAAATGGTGGACCTGCAGCTGTGGTATTCTGCCTTTTCTACAGAATAATAATGCATATGTTAACGCATATTTGCAAACATCTGAGGGGTTACATTTGTAGAGCAATATCCTCTAAAAGGTTTAATTCGGTTTTTTAGTTGATTTTATCACCTTGGAGTTCCAAGACTGAGTGTCGACTCTGCAATTATAATAATGCACACATGACACGGACGCATTTTTGGCAACAGTCACTTGTTGTGAACAGTTATTACACACCCCAAATTCAAAGGTTTCCAGGCTGATCTGTCTATGGTCGGCCCTCCTTGTTTGGCATGGGATGTTTTGCTGAGGGCAAACCTTTGCTAATTCGCTGACCAAGTATCACTTATGACAAATTGCTGAGCCTACAAACAACAAATAGCAGAAGATCTCCGCCAATATAAAGAGCCCCAGAAgaagagctgatgaagaacGTTACGGACGGGCCCAACCATGATTCTCGCCATTGTCTCGGCTCTTTTTCTCATCTCCACCGGTAAGAAAGTCATCTTTTCTGACGCCCGTTGCTCACACCTTTTTCTGAGACGTGCTTTGTGTTGCTTTCAGGTTTTGCTCATGCCACCCCTAAATCTGCTCACCATGCTGAAGCTTTTCCGATGAGGTTGCCAGGTGTTGTGAGGGAGGTGACTGACCACCACTCAGGGGAGGTGAGAAACTGCCGCTCATATTTCTGCTGAAGTCTCACGCCAGTACTTTTGACCTCGGTGGAGaatcttccctccttcctttggGAGAGATCTTAACGGCACGAGGTGACTGTTGGCAGGTGTTGCGGGATGAGGCCTTCCCAGGCTCCTGCAAGGTTTGCAAGATGATCGTGACCAAAGTGATGAAGAGCCTGGGCAACGATCACTCAAGGGTAATGAATATCATTCACTTCAACACCTTTTCTGCAAATCCTTCACCGCTGACGTTCATCATTATATTTCCTTCGCATTCATTTAAAGGAGAAAATCGACAACCTGCTGAACCGGGTCTGCAATAAGACGGGACCTCTCAGATCTCTGTGTAACAAGGTCCTCTCACGCTTCAAAGACAAACTGGCGTCCGCTTTAGAACAGGGCGGACAACCCCGGGAAATTTGTGTCCGCTTAAAATTATGTAAGACAAAAAGAACCATTTACAAATAAAGGCCGTCTGTTCGAGGGAAAAGCTGACGCTGCATATGTGTCAGTTTGAAAATGCTCTGGAAGGTGTGAAAGGAAGTCGCTTCAAGCCTGGTTTCAGTTAAAAAATGTAACATCGCAACCGTCTCTCTGTGTGTGGCACATTAACAGCTAATTCTATGTCATGAAATTCATCTCTATGATTATTGCAGACGGCACTGTCGGGAACTTTATTCCATTTGGCATCCACAAGGATTTGACTTTTAGAGGGTTCATTGTTTCAAGTGATATCAGATGGTTGGATATTAACTTTTCAATAGGACTAAAGCACACAGCTGATGTTTGCCTGCGTAGCGTAAGACTGTGTATTTTGTCATGTGCAGAATTAATGGAAACTTTTAGAATGTAAGAttttacagcaaaaaaaaaaccctgtgattttcataaaataaatctaaaataaatacagcaaATCATTAAAAGCAGTGTTTGAATCATTGTTATGGAAACCaacaaaatgtgacaaaagGTGTTTATTCATGACTGCATGACATGTTAGGGTGAGTATTGGAACTTTAAAGTAACGTGACATGATTTAATAGATGAATTATATATCTAGAATGTTACCCTCCTGTCCATACGTTGAGTTACATTGATGGGAATTTAAACAGAGAGGCTCTGTGATTTCCTGTAACTAGAACATGACGTTCTTAAGTGGTTCTGTGAAGAAGTGTGAAAACATTCCCCTCAACATGTTCATTCTTTGCAGCCACAGTGGTTGTGGTGTGAATTTCCATCTGTCTTGGACCCACCTCTTTGCTTCTGCTGCATATAAAAGGTTCTTCACTAACCTGAAAGGCACTCAGAGCTCCAGCAATGGCAACCTCCTCGATCCTGCTTCTGTGCATCCTGGTGACGTGTTCTGGTAGGCTGCAGCGGGGCTCTAACCTTTATCTTCCCCTCTAAATCCTAGTTCAAGTGACTATTTGTCTCCTTAGTTTGGACTGTCCAGGCAAGAAATTTAAAGGTCAGCACtgatgacgacgatgaagaCCAGGGCGAACTTGCCATAGAAGCTGGCAGGGTGCGTGCTTGCATTGATTTAAAGTTGTTGTTTACAAAGATAACCATTTGACTTTATTGAAGATCCCAGTCGAACCTGGTGCATACACAGGGACGCAGGGAGTGCTCAGATCCACACTGTTAATGTCAAACTGTATACGTGCACAAACATAGTGGGGTTTTCTCCTATTTGTGCTTTTGCCTGTAGCTTCCAGGTGTGTGCTGGGCGTGCAAGTGggctttaaaaaaagtgaaGAGAATCATCGGAAACAGCAGCAACTCAGAGGTAAAGTATTGTACACCAAAGGTGCCGAGAGGTGGAGGGTCCTGCTGGAAGGAGCAGCAGTGTGACTTCTTTTGTCCACTTTGCCAGGCCATCAAGGCAAAGCTGACGTCCATCTGCGACCAGATGGGCCTGTTAAAGTCTTTATGCCGCAAATTCGTGACAAATCACCTGGGGGTATTGATCGAAGAACTCACCACCAGCGATGACGTGAGAACCATCTGCGTCAACGTCAGGGCCTGCAAGTGAGTTCATCGCGCTCGGTTCGTGATGATGGAGCACTTTTATACGTCTAAGTACCTATAAACACTTGAGAGGGTCTCCAGTAACGCTACAGTCCACACCTCAGCCAAAAGAGGACAGATATCCTCACAATTGTGGTCCAACATTGACATTTCAGAGATGAGCAGGCACATGTGCAGGCAAACgtttgatgtttggttttggATAGGGGTTCTACTCTCATCACTTTTATCTCACCCCTGTTTTCTCGAACTGTTTTAGGCcaaaggagctggaggagctcttcCAGAGTGGTTTTTCCTCACAGTTAGAGATGAATGAGTACGCCTGAGGGGAGCACATGGGAAAGGATGTCTTCAacttccaagaaaaagaaagatctTTTCccagttttttcttcttttaaaaaaatatatatattagcAATCTGTGCCCATGTCTTGCACTTTGCTAGTGAACAATAAATGATCTTGAGCATTGAACCTTTGTGTGTGGAGCGTGTTCATATACTGGAGCTGATTCTGTGGCTTAAAACAACTGGACATAACACACCAGGCAGGTTTTTCTCCTCAGGAAATCTTTCCCATTTCCTAAAAATAGTCAGATAACTAGGAAATACAATCTTGCTGGTGACGATGATTCGCTTTTATATCTactcagacagaaaaaaacagaacccCTAATGTGACAGGATGCTGTTGTCGTTACCACAAGAAAGTTTAAATTGGTCAGACTGGTTTGCCTACACGTCACAGGGAAGAGAAAATTACATGAATCTCATTTGAGGCAACTAAATCAACTGAGATCAAATTCAACCTTTTTGTACAAACAGTTCTGACTATTTATGTaaagttataaggaatttaGACACGACCATTAATGTGTACTGTCATGATGACCCACCCAGTAGCTGTTTCGCCTACTCCTCCACATTCGGGTAAAGCATTTGGGGATGGGGGGTATAGGGGGGCACATAAAAGTCCCCTTTCTTTCTGACACTTTCTTCATTTCTTCCTCCAAAA
Protein-coding sequences here:
- the LOC130513232 gene encoding antimicrobial peptide NK-lysin-like, producing the protein MILAIVSALFLISTGFAHATPKSAHHAEAFPMRLPGVVREVTDHHSGEVLRDEAFPGSCKVCKMIVTKVMKSLGNDHSREKIDNLLNRVCNKTGPLRSLCNKVLSRFKDKLASALEQGGQPREICVRLKLCKTKRTIYK
- the LOC130513229 gene encoding antimicrobial peptide NK-lysin-like, whose protein sequence is MATSSILLLCILVTCSVWTVQARNLKVSTDDDDEDQGELAIEAGRLPGVCWACKWALKKVKRIIGNSSNSEAIKAKLTSICDQMGLLKSLCRKFVTNHLGVLIEELTTSDDVRTICVNVRACKPKELEELFQSGFSSQLEMNEYA